One window of Acidobacteriota bacterium genomic DNA carries:
- the nifJ gene encoding pyruvate:ferredoxin (flavodoxin) oxidoreductase, producing MNREKVTLEGNEAAAYIAHKTNEVIAIYPITPSSAMGELSDAWSVAGQTNIFGSIPLVQEMQSEGGAAGAVHGALQTGALTTTFTSSQGLLLMIPNMFKIAGELTSTVFHIAARSIATHALSIFGDHSDVMSVRSTGWAQLFACSPQEVMDFALIAQSSTLKARVPFLHVFDGFRTSHEVMKIERIPEEDISAMIDRESVYAHRMRAMSPDRPVIRGTAQNPDVFFQARETINPFYTETPGIVQDTMDKFARLIGRQYHLFDYVGDPEAERVIVMMGSGCETAEETVNYLLAQGEKVGLLKVRLYRPFSVEHFLKGLPATVKSIAVLDRTKEPGASGEPLYQDILTAISEDYINGQVLSPFTKFPKVIGGRYGLSSKEFTPAMVKAVFDELAKDKPKNHFTIGINDDVTHTSLDFDPNFDIEADDVVRALFWGLGADGTVGANKNSIKIIGEETPFYAQGYFVYDSKKSGARTVSHLRFGPRPINSTYLIRRANFIAVHQFGFVEQFDVLENASEGATFLLNSPYGPDEVWDKLPRSLQEQIIRLKLKFYVVDGYSVAKQAGMGNRINTVMQTCFFAISGVLPREEAIEKIKGTIRKTYGKRGEAVVIKNFAAVDQTLENLHQVAVPEQLTSTFERPPVVPANAPDFVRNVEAEIIAGRGDLLPVSAFPIDGTFPVGTTQWEKRCIAQDVPVWETDLCIQCGKCVMVCPHAVIRAKVYDPAELETAPAAFKYTDARFKELPGKKYSLQVSADDCTGCRLCVEVCPVKDKTQTGRRAINMAPYLPLREVERDNWEFFLKLPDIPVHESLKVDSVKNVQLIQPLFEFSGACAGCGETPYLKLLSQLFGDRALIANATGCSSIYGGNLPTTPWATNKDGRGPSWSNSLFEDNAEFGLGMRLTIDKQTEYARELVTRLRTVIGDNLADGLLNSTQDTEGEIGAQRERVAILKQKLQTSDGEFPEYHLQIRDLVCVSEMLVKKSVWIVGGDGWAYDIGYGGLDHVLAGGRNINLLVLDTEVYSNTGGQASKATPMGAVAKFAAGGKPTGKKDLGLMAISYGNVYVAQIAMGASDIHTLKAFQEAESYDGPSLIIAYSHCIAHGIDIAKGMHQQKLAAETGYWPLFRYNPRLKAENKNPFLLDSRTPKLPLKDYAYNETRYSMLVQSDPTTAAHLMEVAQREIMERWKKYEKMAKTEQPS from the coding sequence ATGAATCGCGAAAAAGTTACCCTGGAAGGAAATGAAGCCGCCGCTTATATCGCGCACAAAACCAATGAAGTGATTGCCATTTATCCGATTACCCCGTCTTCGGCGATGGGGGAATTGTCTGATGCCTGGTCGGTTGCCGGCCAGACCAATATTTTCGGCAGCATTCCACTCGTGCAGGAAATGCAATCTGAAGGCGGCGCGGCAGGTGCCGTCCACGGTGCGCTCCAAACCGGTGCCCTGACCACGACCTTCACTTCAAGCCAGGGACTGCTGTTGATGATTCCCAACATGTTTAAGATTGCGGGCGAATTAACCAGCACCGTGTTTCATATCGCCGCCCGCTCAATCGCCACCCACGCACTTTCAATTTTTGGCGACCACAGCGATGTGATGTCGGTCCGGTCAACCGGCTGGGCGCAGTTGTTTGCCTGTTCGCCGCAGGAAGTGATGGATTTTGCGCTGATTGCGCAAAGTTCCACACTCAAAGCCCGTGTTCCCTTCCTTCATGTATTTGACGGTTTTCGAACGTCACACGAAGTGATGAAAATCGAGCGCATTCCGGAAGAAGATATCTCCGCAATGATTGACCGTGAAAGCGTTTATGCCCACCGCATGCGTGCGATGTCACCTGACCGTCCGGTCATTCGAGGCACGGCCCAAAACCCGGACGTCTTTTTCCAGGCCCGCGAAACGATCAATCCTTTTTATACCGAGACACCCGGAATCGTTCAGGACACGATGGACAAGTTTGCCCGGTTGATCGGGCGGCAGTATCACCTGTTTGATTATGTCGGTGACCCGGAAGCCGAACGCGTCATTGTGATGATGGGTTCAGGCTGTGAAACCGCCGAAGAAACCGTCAATTACCTGCTGGCACAAGGCGAGAAAGTCGGCCTCTTGAAAGTCAGGCTCTATCGGCCATTTTCAGTTGAACATTTCCTGAAAGGGCTGCCGGCCACCGTCAAATCCATCGCGGTACTGGATCGCACCAAAGAACCTGGCGCCTCGGGCGAACCGCTCTATCAGGATATCCTCACCGCCATCAGCGAAGATTACATCAACGGTCAGGTCCTGTCGCCGTTTACCAAATTCCCGAAAGTCATCGGCGGTCGCTATGGCCTGTCATCCAAAGAATTCACCCCGGCCATGGTCAAGGCCGTGTTTGACGAACTTGCCAAAGACAAGCCGAAAAACCACTTCACCATCGGTATCAATGATGACGTGACGCACACGAGCCTCGATTTTGATCCGAACTTTGATATCGAAGCCGATGATGTCGTCCGGGCACTCTTCTGGGGACTCGGAGCTGACGGCACGGTTGGCGCCAACAAAAACTCAATCAAGATTATTGGCGAAGAGACTCCGTTTTACGCTCAAGGGTATTTCGTCTATGACTCGAAGAAATCCGGCGCGCGAACCGTTTCGCACCTCCGCTTTGGCCCCCGCCCGATCAACAGCACGTACCTGATCCGACGTGCCAATTTTATCGCCGTCCATCAGTTTGGCTTTGTCGAACAATTTGACGTGCTCGAAAATGCCAGTGAAGGCGCGACCTTCCTGCTCAACAGTCCATATGGACCCGATGAAGTCTGGGACAAGCTGCCGCGCTCGCTCCAGGAACAAATCATTCGCCTCAAGCTCAAGTTCTATGTGGTTGACGGCTATTCGGTGGCCAAACAGGCGGGCATGGGCAACCGCATCAACACCGTGATGCAGACCTGCTTCTTTGCCATCAGCGGTGTGCTGCCCCGTGAAGAAGCAATTGAAAAAATCAAAGGCACGATCCGCAAAACCTACGGCAAACGCGGTGAAGCCGTGGTGATCAAAAATTTCGCCGCCGTTGACCAGACACTTGAAAATCTGCACCAGGTGGCAGTCCCCGAACAACTGACCAGTACCTTTGAACGACCACCGGTCGTGCCCGCCAACGCCCCGGATTTTGTGCGCAACGTCGAAGCCGAAATCATTGCTGGTCGCGGCGACCTGTTGCCAGTGAGCGCCTTCCCAATTGACGGCACATTCCCTGTCGGCACCACCCAATGGGAAAAACGGTGCATTGCCCAGGACGTCCCAGTCTGGGAAACCGATCTCTGTATTCAATGCGGCAAGTGCGTGATGGTGTGCCCACACGCGGTGATTCGCGCCAAAGTGTATGACCCGGCGGAACTTGAAACGGCGCCGGCGGCCTTTAAATACACCGATGCCCGGTTTAAAGAACTGCCTGGAAAAAAATATTCGCTTCAGGTTTCAGCCGATGACTGCACAGGCTGCCGGCTGTGCGTCGAGGTCTGCCCGGTCAAGGACAAGACCCAAACCGGACGCCGCGCCATCAATATGGCACCGTATTTGCCACTCAGAGAAGTCGAACGGGACAACTGGGAATTTTTCCTCAAGTTACCTGACATTCCAGTCCACGAGTCACTCAAGGTTGATTCCGTGAAAAACGTCCAACTCATCCAACCCCTCTTTGAATTTTCTGGTGCCTGCGCCGGCTGTGGCGAAACACCGTATTTGAAACTCCTGTCGCAGCTCTTTGGCGACCGGGCGTTGATTGCCAACGCCACGGGGTGTTCGAGTATTTATGGCGGGAACCTGCCAACGACCCCCTGGGCGACCAACAAAGATGGACGTGGACCAAGCTGGAGCAATTCCTTGTTTGAAGACAACGCGGAATTTGGACTCGGCATGCGGCTCACCATTGATAAACAAACCGAATATGCCCGCGAACTGGTCACCCGATTGCGCACGGTCATCGGCGACAACCTGGCCGATGGTCTGCTCAATAGCACCCAGGACACCGAAGGTGAAATCGGCGCCCAACGCGAACGAGTCGCCATCTTGAAACAAAAGCTGCAAACCAGCGATGGCGAATTTCCTGAGTACCACCTTCAAATTCGCGATTTGGTCTGTGTGTCGGAAATGCTGGTCAAAAAGAGCGTCTGGATTGTCGGCGGTGACGGCTGGGCCTATGACATCGGCTATGGCGGACTTGACCACGTGCTGGCTGGTGGTCGAAATATCAACCTGCTGGTCCTTGATACCGAAGTCTATTCCAACACCGGCGGTCAGGCATCGAAAGCCACGCCGATGGGTGCGGTTGCCAAATTTGCCGCTGGTGGAAAACCGACTGGCAAAAAAGACCTGGGCTTGATGGCGATCAGTTACGGCAATGTGTATGTGGCCCAGATTGCGATGGGCGCCAGCGACATCCACACCCTGAAAGCCTTCCAGGAAGCTGAAAGTTATGACGGGCCGTCGCTCATCATTGCCTATAGCCACTGCATTGCGCACGGGATTGATATTGCCAAGGGAATGCACCAGCAAAAACTGGCTGCCGAAACCGGGTACTGGCCGCTGTTCCGCTATAACCCGCGACTGAAAGCCGAAAACAAGAATCCGTTCCTGCTCGATTCACGAACGCCGAAACTGCCGCTCAAGGACTATGCCTATAACGAGACCCGCTACAGCATGCTCGTTCAGAGCGATCCGACGACGGCGGCCCACCTGATGGAAGTCGCCCAACGTGAAATTATGGAACGCTGGAAAAAGTACGAAAAAATGGCCAAAACCGAACAACCGAGCTGA
- a CDS encoding dihydroorotate dehydrogenase-like protein translates to MDLSTTYLGLKLKHPVVPSASPLSRTLDTIRRMEDAGASAIVMYSLFEEQITHESHRLDHYLAYGSESYAEAMSYFPEPSAYNLGPDEYVNLIARAREATDIPIIGSLNGISTGGWVDYAKKIEQAGAQGLELNIYYIPTDPHITGTVVEQMYLDIVCEVKQSISLPLAVKLNPYFSATANMAHRLATQGADALVLFNRFYQPDFDLENLEVVPHLVLSNSNELRLPLRWVAILYGRVPVDLAITSGVHTHEDVLKGMMAGAKVTMITSELLQHGFKRINEIVTDLTRWMEEREYESIVQMQGSMSQKNVAEPTAFERANYMKALQSWRSDPTGVLI, encoded by the coding sequence ATGGATCTGTCAACGACCTATCTGGGACTCAAATTAAAACATCCGGTGGTGCCATCGGCATCACCCCTGTCCAGAACGCTGGATACTATTCGCCGAATGGAAGACGCCGGCGCCTCAGCCATTGTCATGTATTCTTTGTTTGAGGAACAAATTACCCACGAAAGCCATCGTCTGGATCATTACTTAGCCTATGGTTCAGAAAGTTATGCCGAAGCCATGAGTTATTTTCCAGAACCGTCGGCGTACAATCTCGGTCCAGATGAATATGTCAATCTGATTGCCCGGGCCCGCGAGGCAACCGACATTCCAATCATCGGCAGTTTGAATGGGATTTCGACGGGTGGCTGGGTTGATTACGCCAAAAAGATTGAACAGGCCGGCGCGCAAGGGTTGGAACTCAATATATATTACATTCCAACCGACCCGCACATTACCGGCACGGTGGTCGAACAAATGTATCTGGACATTGTCTGCGAGGTCAAACAAAGCATTTCGCTGCCGCTCGCGGTCAAACTCAACCCATACTTTAGCGCCACGGCCAATATGGCCCACCGACTGGCCACCCAGGGCGCCGATGCACTGGTCCTCTTCAACCGGTTTTACCAGCCGGACTTTGATCTGGAAAACCTGGAAGTGGTCCCGCACCTGGTCCTCAGCAATTCCAACGAACTCCGTCTGCCTCTGCGCTGGGTGGCAATTCTTTATGGTCGCGTGCCGGTTGATCTGGCGATTACCAGCGGCGTCCACACCCATGAAGATGTGCTCAAGGGCATGATGGCCGGGGCCAAGGTCACCATGATTACCTCTGAACTGCTCCAGCACGGGTTTAAACGGATCAATGAAATTGTGACCGATCTCACGCGCTGGATGGAAGAACGCGAATATGAATCCATTGTCCAGATGCAGGGCAGCATGAGCCAGAAAAACGTGGCGGAACCGACTGCATTTGAACGCGCCAACTATATGAAAGCGCTGCAATCCTGGCGCTCTGATCCAACCGGGGTGCTTATTTGA